GCCAGGGTTCGTCTTCGCTCTGGACCTTCCTGCTCGGCATCGGCATACTGCAAAGCGTGCTGATCCATCATCGAAAGCTGGCGTTCCAGGCGCCCTAGGCGTTCGACGAATCGAGCTGGAGTTCGAGGACCCGCTCGTACAGTTCGGAACGGGGGCGTTCGAACTGCTTTGCAAGCACGCGCGCGATGTCCGATGGCCGCTCCCCACGCGCCAGCATCGCGCGAATGGCTTCGTCCGGATCGCCTTCGATCGACGTCGTTCCCGCACCGACCACCAGCACGAATTCGCCTTTCAGCGTTGCTTCGGCCAACCGGTCTGGCAGGTCATGTGCCGGCGCATGAATCGATTCCTCGTGCAATTTGGTCAGTTCCCGAAAGACCGCAACGGCACGGTCAGGAGCCCGCTCAGCAAGCAGCTCGGCCAACCTGGCGATGCGCGGGCCCGTTTCGAAGAGCACCAGCGGGTATCCGGTGGCAAGCGAATCCTCGAGCATCTGGTTCCGTTCGCCACTCGGTCGTGGCAGGAATCCAAGGAACGTGAACGGGCCATCCACAAGACCCGATGCGGAGACTGCCGCGAGCACCGCGGACGGACCGGGAATAGGCGCCACCCGATACCCGGCCTCGACCGCTGCCCGCACCAGGATGGCCCCTGGGTCGGAAACTGCCGGGGTTCCCGCATCGCTCACCAACGCCACATCTGCCCGCTCCAACGCCTCGAGGAAACGGCCGACGCGAGCCCGCTCATTGAACCCATGGTTGCTGAGCAACGTGGTGGTGATTCCGAGACGCCTCAGCATTGCCCCCGTATAACGGGTGTCTTCGGCCGCGATGAGATCGACCTCGCTGAGGACCCGCAGCGCGCGCGGAGAAAGATCCTCCATGTTCCCAATCGGTGTTGCAACGACGAAGAGCGTGCCCAAATTTGTCCCCGATTTGCACCCTGACCCGTGGCCGGACTCGTGCTACATTGGCACCTACGCCTCGCGCCGATCGTTCGATCCCGCTCAGCAACTGGAGCCAAGTTCTCGTGTCCGCATCATCCCTCTTTCCCGAGCTTCCCGCCAGCCCTGGCGGTGAAAGCGCGGCATCGTCGCTCGGCTCTACTCAGTCGCTCTATCGGAAGCACCGCCCACAGACCTTCGACGCCGCAGAGCTGGTTGGACAGGATGCGGTGGTCCGCACGCTCAAGAATGCAATTCGGCTCGACCGCGTCGCGCATGCGTATCTTTTCACTGGTCCGCGCGGCACCGGCAAGACCACGACCGCCCGCTTGCTCGCGAAAGCGGTCAACTGTCTCGACCCCGATCCAGATGCCCGCCCCTGCAATGTCTGCGCCGCATGCGTTGCCATCAACAACGGTTCGACGACGGATGTCATCGAAATCGACGCAGCCAGCAACCGCGGAATCGACGACATCCGCGAACTTCGCGAACGGGTGAAGTTCGCTCCAACCTTCCTCAAGACCAAGTTCTACATCGTCGACGAAGCGCACCAGATTACAGGCGCGGCGGCCAACGCCTTTCTCAAGACCCTGGAAGAACCGCCACCGCACACCAAGTTCATCCTGGCCACCACCGACCCCGAACAGCTCTTGCCAACCATCGTTTCGCGTTGCCAGCGATTCGATTTCAAGCGATTCACTCGTGAGACGATCGTGGCGCACCTGGCAAACGTTGCCGACCGGGAAGGCGTCCCCATCGGTCAGGACGCGCTCGCGGTCATCGCCGAGCACGCCGGCGGCAGTATGCGCGATGCGCTCGGTCTTCTCGATCAACTTGCGTCCTATCGGTCGCACGATGGTGATGACGCGCAGCCGATCTCGCCTGAAGACGTTCGCAGCCTGCTTGGAATCGCCCGCAGTGAACGCGTGCTCGAGATTGCAGGAGCGCTGGCCGATCGCGACGCCGGCCGAGGACTCGCGCTCATCAACAGCGCCTTCGAGGCAGGCGAGGATCCCAGGCAACTGAATCGGCAACTCGTCGCTCTCCTGCGCGCAATCATGTTCCGCGCAG
This DNA window, taken from Thermomicrobiales bacterium, encodes the following:
- the rsmI gene encoding 16S rRNA (cytidine(1402)-2'-O)-methyltransferase encodes the protein MGTLFVVATPIGNMEDLSPRALRVLSEVDLIAAEDTRYTGAMLRRLGITTTLLSNHGFNERARVGRFLEALERADVALVSDAGTPAVSDPGAILVRAAVEAGYRVAPIPGPSAVLAAVSASGLVDGPFTFLGFLPRPSGERNQMLEDSLATGYPLVLFETGPRIARLAELLAERAPDRAVAVFRELTKLHEESIHAPAHDLPDRLAEATLKGEFVLVVGAGTTSIEGDPDEAIRAMLARGERPSDIARVLAKQFERPRSELYERVLELQLDSSNA
- the dnaX gene encoding DNA polymerase III subunit gamma/tau, with translation MSASSLFPELPASPGGESAASSLGSTQSLYRKHRPQTFDAAELVGQDAVVRTLKNAIRLDRVAHAYLFTGPRGTGKTTTARLLAKAVNCLDPDPDARPCNVCAACVAINNGSTTDVIEIDAASNRGIDDIRELRERVKFAPTFLKTKFYIVDEAHQITGAAANAFLKTLEEPPPHTKFILATTDPEQLLPTIVSRCQRFDFKRFTRETIVAHLANVADREGVPIGQDALAVIAEHAGGSMRDALGLLDQLASYRSHDGDDAQPISPEDVRSLLGIARSERVLEIAGALADRDAGRGLALINSAFEAGEDPRQLNRQLVALLRAIMFRAAGGGDETDAGVNELAQRFSLADIARHSARFSEIDYRIRHASLPQLPLEIAFVQATLDGSAAQASIPTPVREPERQPASAPSRVQAPEPTRTEPASRSETAERPARPSGQTPIQDPPRTVNEQAEPGSAVNTPIRSVSPGSPITVELLHDLWPKIRLDIKARDRRIEALLSSCDPASVNGAAITLVTNYKFHWEKMNEDASRELVESVIGRLVNQQVSVSTEMRGANGAASQPAPASTRASTLAADHPPATVEAPAPPVAVRSEDEQTVIDAAKHLFDAEEITPPR